A single window of Nitrospira sp. DNA harbors:
- the recJ gene encoding single-stranded-DNA-specific exonuclease RecJ, which translates to MQEKLWVFRAADRALQHTLSQQLSISPVTASVLLARGVTTPDEATRWMSSVQGGLHDPFLLPDMEPAVERLHQALARQERVCFYGDYDVDGVSATSLYLSFYQGLGGNACGYIPHRVREGYGLNEGAVRRLAEEGISLLITSDCGTTSHHEIAVARELGMDVIVTDHHQTDATMPAALAVLNPHRRDAIYPFKGLCSAGLAYKVVSAYQQRYGSGEVEPDSCLDLVALATVADIVPLQDENRILVREGLTQITRGARAGIRALKQVAGIAKACTSETIGFRLGPRLNAAGRLDHAMLCVRLLTTESDQEAMQIAEQLEQLNRQRQQIEEGITGEAATYLKQDEPAAAIVLGSRDWHLGVVGIVAARLVDRFHRPSIVIAIDGQGIGKGSARTVEGFDLYQGLSECKDLLEAYGGHPSAAGLTLKESRLEEFRRRFCEVAAQWAGGARTVPTLHVDAEVKLTDVNFDLIQELESLHPFGAGNPEPTLAVRGLDVVDARVVGEKHLKLRVRQGRSFIFDSIGFRMGSFEELGLRAGRPVDLAFSPERNHWNGYDRVQLRIKALRMSGEVS; encoded by the coding sequence ATGCAGGAAAAGTTATGGGTATTTCGGGCGGCGGATCGTGCCTTGCAGCACACGCTGTCGCAGCAATTATCGATCTCGCCGGTGACGGCGTCGGTGCTGCTTGCGCGCGGTGTCACAACTCCTGATGAAGCGACCCGTTGGATGTCCAGCGTACAGGGCGGACTGCACGATCCATTTCTGCTCCCGGATATGGAACCGGCTGTCGAGCGGTTACATCAGGCCCTCGCTCGCCAGGAGCGGGTCTGTTTTTATGGCGACTACGATGTCGATGGGGTCTCGGCGACGAGTCTCTATCTGTCGTTCTATCAAGGGCTCGGCGGGAATGCCTGTGGCTACATTCCGCATAGGGTTCGCGAAGGCTACGGGTTGAACGAGGGCGCCGTTCGTCGCTTAGCGGAAGAGGGGATTTCGCTGCTGATTACCTCCGACTGCGGGACGACCTCGCACCATGAGATTGCGGTCGCCCGGGAACTCGGCATGGATGTCATCGTGACGGATCATCATCAAACCGATGCCACGATGCCGGCCGCCCTTGCCGTGCTCAATCCGCACCGGCGCGATGCGATCTATCCGTTCAAAGGACTCTGCTCGGCGGGGTTGGCGTACAAGGTCGTGTCGGCATACCAGCAACGCTATGGATCCGGCGAAGTGGAGCCCGACTCTTGCTTGGATTTGGTCGCGCTGGCAACGGTGGCCGACATCGTGCCGCTTCAGGACGAGAATCGGATTCTGGTGCGGGAAGGCCTGACGCAGATCACGCGTGGGGCCCGCGCTGGAATTCGCGCGCTCAAGCAGGTCGCCGGTATCGCGAAGGCCTGTACGAGCGAGACGATCGGGTTCCGTTTGGGGCCACGGTTGAATGCCGCGGGACGGCTGGACCATGCCATGCTCTGTGTGCGGCTATTGACGACGGAGTCCGATCAGGAGGCGATGCAGATTGCTGAGCAGTTGGAGCAGTTGAACCGCCAGCGGCAACAGATCGAGGAAGGCATTACCGGTGAGGCGGCAACCTATTTGAAGCAGGATGAGCCGGCCGCGGCGATCGTCTTGGGTTCGCGTGACTGGCATCTGGGCGTTGTCGGGATCGTGGCCGCCCGTTTGGTGGACCGGTTCCATCGTCCGAGCATCGTGATTGCGATCGACGGGCAGGGCATAGGGAAGGGCTCGGCCAGGACGGTGGAGGGATTCGATCTGTATCAGGGATTGTCCGAGTGCAAGGATCTGCTGGAGGCCTATGGCGGTCACCCGAGTGCCGCCGGACTGACGCTCAAGGAATCACGCTTGGAGGAATTCCGCCGGCGGTTCTGTGAGGTGGCGGCTCAGTGGGCCGGTGGTGCTCGCACGGTGCCGACCCTGCACGTCGATGCCGAGGTGAAATTGACGGATGTCAATTTCGACCTGATTCAGGAATTGGAATCCTTGCATCCCTTCGGGGCCGGCAATCCCGAGCCCACATTGGCTGTTCGCGGCCTGGATGTGGTGGATGCGCGAGTCGTCGGCGAGAAGCACCTGAAGTTGCGTGTGCGGCAAGGGCGGTCCTTTATCTTCGATAGCATCGGCTTTCGCATGGGCTCGTTTGAAGAGCTGGGGTTGAGGGCCGGTCGGCCGGTGGACCTGGCGTTCAGTCCCGAGCGCAATCATTGGAACGGATACGATCGGGTGCAGTTGCGTATCAAGGCCCTCCGTATGAGCGGTGAGGTGTCGTAA
- a CDS encoding bifunctional (p)ppGpp synthetase/guanosine-3',5'-bis(diphosphate) 3'-pyrophosphohydrolase, producing the protein MPHETVTELDQLIERVKSYNVEADLDLVRRAYDFSAKAHEGQMRRSGEPYFRHPLAVAGLLTHLKTDVTAIVAGLLHDTLEDTLATPLELEQRFGKDVVHLVDGVTKIGKITFRNYEEKQAENFRKMVLSMADDIRVVLIKLADRLHNMRTLEYLSEGKRQQIAQETLEIYAPLANRLGIGWIKNELEDLCLKHLKPDVYESLRVLVAKRDEDRQQYIIEVIDLVKKAMAEAGLQGEVSGRPKHLYGIYQKMEKQSISFEEVYDLAALRIITDIKMNCYALLGVIHSLWRPLPGRFKDYIAIPKSNMYQSLHTTVVGPKGEHVEFQIRTEEMHRVSEQGIAAHWKYKEHGRIDEKDGKVFSWLRQFVEWNQDLPDNRQFMDSVKLDLFHDVVYVFTPQGMVKELPKGSTPVDFAYSVHTEIGDHCVGAKVNGKIVPLKHMMESGDMVEILTAANQTPHRDWLKFVRTSRAKTKIKHWIKAEEQSRSIEIGKRLLEAEFRRHGLAPAQMMRSEQLLAVAKQVGYETPEELAAAVGFGHVPTSQVMSKIIPPVATEGQTLAPEVPPPPKPVTGRADDTGVQVKGARDLLMQLSRCCNPVPGDRILGYITRGRGLTIHTVDCPNLEALDYDKNRLVEVEWDHSTPSTHSVKVSVIAVDKTGVLAHVSTAISECQANISRAEITTREDRKAMLDFIIEVLDTAHLARVLKAIERVDGIITVRRVRSWQERS; encoded by the coding sequence ATGCCGCATGAGACGGTGACAGAACTCGATCAATTGATCGAGCGGGTGAAGAGCTATAACGTCGAGGCGGATTTGGACCTCGTGCGTCGGGCCTATGACTTTTCAGCCAAGGCCCATGAAGGGCAGATGCGTCGATCCGGCGAGCCCTATTTTCGTCATCCTCTGGCGGTGGCCGGGCTTCTGACCCATTTGAAGACGGACGTGACGGCCATCGTCGCGGGGCTGCTGCACGACACGCTGGAAGATACACTAGCGACCCCGCTTGAATTGGAGCAGCGGTTTGGAAAAGACGTCGTCCACCTCGTCGACGGCGTGACCAAGATCGGCAAGATTACGTTCCGGAACTACGAGGAAAAACAGGCGGAAAATTTCCGCAAGATGGTTCTGTCGATGGCGGACGATATCCGGGTCGTCCTCATCAAGCTGGCGGATCGGCTCCACAACATGCGGACCCTCGAATATTTGAGCGAGGGGAAGCGGCAACAGATCGCTCAGGAGACGCTGGAGATTTATGCTCCGCTGGCCAATCGGCTGGGTATCGGCTGGATTAAGAACGAGCTGGAAGACCTCTGTTTGAAACATCTGAAGCCGGACGTCTACGAATCCTTACGTGTGCTGGTGGCGAAGCGGGACGAAGACCGGCAGCAGTACATCATCGAAGTCATCGACCTGGTGAAAAAGGCCATGGCCGAGGCCGGTTTGCAGGGTGAAGTGTCCGGGCGTCCCAAGCACCTGTACGGCATCTACCAGAAGATGGAGAAGCAATCGATCTCATTCGAGGAAGTGTACGATCTTGCCGCGCTGCGCATCATTACCGACATCAAGATGAACTGTTATGCGCTGCTCGGCGTCATCCATTCGCTGTGGCGCCCGTTGCCGGGTCGCTTCAAGGATTACATCGCGATTCCGAAATCCAACATGTATCAGTCGTTGCACACCACCGTCGTCGGACCCAAGGGTGAGCATGTCGAGTTTCAGATCCGCACGGAGGAGATGCATCGTGTTTCCGAACAGGGCATCGCCGCACACTGGAAATATAAAGAGCATGGGCGGATCGACGAGAAAGACGGAAAGGTGTTTAGCTGGCTGCGCCAGTTCGTCGAATGGAATCAGGATTTGCCGGACAATCGTCAGTTCATGGATTCGGTCAAGCTGGATCTTTTCCACGATGTCGTCTACGTCTTTACCCCCCAGGGGATGGTGAAGGAATTGCCCAAAGGCTCCACTCCGGTCGATTTCGCCTATTCCGTCCACACAGAAATCGGTGATCATTGTGTGGGGGCGAAAGTGAACGGCAAGATCGTTCCGCTGAAACATATGATGGAAAGCGGAGATATGGTCGAGATCCTGACCGCCGCCAATCAAACGCCTCACCGGGATTGGTTGAAATTCGTCCGCACGTCGCGCGCAAAAACCAAGATCAAACATTGGATCAAGGCCGAAGAGCAGTCCCGCAGCATCGAGATCGGCAAGCGGTTGCTGGAAGCCGAATTCCGCCGCCATGGCCTGGCGCCGGCGCAGATGATGCGATCGGAACAACTCCTGGCCGTGGCCAAACAGGTCGGGTATGAGACGCCGGAGGAACTGGCCGCGGCCGTCGGCTTCGGCCATGTACCGACCTCTCAGGTCATGAGTAAAATCATTCCGCCCGTCGCGACCGAAGGACAGACCCTCGCCCCCGAGGTTCCGCCCCCTCCGAAGCCGGTTACCGGACGGGCCGATGACACGGGTGTGCAGGTCAAGGGCGCGCGAGACCTGTTGATGCAACTCTCCCGCTGCTGCAATCCTGTACCGGGCGACCGCATCTTGGGATATATCACCAGGGGGCGAGGGCTCACAATCCATACCGTGGATTGTCCCAATTTGGAAGCGTTGGACTATGACAAGAACCGGCTGGTCGAAGTCGAGTGGGACCATTCCACGCCCAGTACACACTCCGTCAAGGTCTCGGTCATCGCCGTAGACAAGACTGGAGTGCTGGCGCATGTCTCGACGGCCATCTCCGAATGTCAGGCCAATATCAGTCGGGCTGAAATTACGACCCGCGAGGACCGGAAGGCGATGCTGGATTTCATCATCGAGGTCCTGGACACCGCACATCTGGCTCGGGTGCTGAAGGCGATTGAAAGGGTCGATGGCATCATCACCGTGCGACGTGTTCGCTCATGGCAAGAGCGCTCCTAA
- a CDS encoding mechanosensitive ion channel family protein — protein sequence MSLGLLVGTVLAMLAGLAAVLTGLTYLLARRGKSAPPLPFYAGGVGLVLVTAALVGRSDLVGHIPHFVRSGLDVAAWLGASFFLFTILDALIIGEWLIERGQRYIPDIVRQLLIGAEVVAAGVLILWLVMGINLVALVALPTVAAAMVGVALKDTLTRFFSGIELGKIVKVGDWITVVDREGIVTHIGMEHVTLLTRTQDLVSLPNDLVIQSGVTNFSRPTTTHFCSVYVDAAYRTPPERVCATLLEAAVAVPGALQDPKATALVTAFNESAIQYRIKFPIGDFAQRDMIESRMRTYIWHAFARNGIEIPFPQRVMHQSDEPEVVANGQAVGRMVAQLAAVDFLGALDAKQLEVLAKEARWESYLPGERVVRQGDPGEVLYVIASGTADVRLEQGGLSSTVTTLDAGKFFGEMSLLTGEPRSATVAAATELLVIAVGKQALLQVVQDDRRLIERMGEVVARRQAATAAAKAQLSREAAVLSAVTHTRSLVERIQSFFWGARKTQ from the coding sequence ATGAGTCTGGGGCTGCTGGTCGGCACGGTGCTGGCGATGCTTGCCGGCTTGGCGGCCGTGCTGACGGGCCTGACCTATCTGTTGGCTCGACGCGGCAAGTCGGCGCCGCCGCTCCCGTTCTATGCCGGCGGTGTGGGCCTGGTGCTTGTCACCGCCGCGTTGGTCGGTCGCAGTGACCTCGTGGGCCACATTCCGCACTTTGTCCGGTCTGGACTCGATGTCGCGGCCTGGCTGGGCGCCTCTTTTTTTCTCTTTACGATTCTTGATGCCCTGATCATCGGCGAATGGCTGATCGAACGGGGGCAGCGCTATATCCCCGATATTGTCCGGCAGCTGCTCATCGGCGCGGAAGTGGTGGCTGCCGGAGTGCTGATCCTCTGGCTGGTCATGGGGATCAACCTCGTGGCCCTGGTGGCGTTGCCGACGGTGGCGGCGGCGATGGTCGGTGTCGCGTTAAAAGATACGCTGACGCGCTTCTTTTCCGGAATCGAGCTGGGAAAGATTGTGAAGGTGGGGGATTGGATCACGGTGGTTGATCGTGAAGGGATTGTGACCCACATCGGCATGGAGCATGTGACGCTGCTGACTCGCACTCAGGATCTCGTCTCGCTGCCTAACGATCTGGTGATCCAGAGCGGGGTGACGAATTTCAGCAGGCCCACGACGACGCATTTTTGCAGCGTGTATGTCGATGCCGCTTATCGCACTCCGCCTGAGCGGGTCTGTGCGACATTGCTTGAGGCGGCTGTGGCAGTGCCAGGGGCATTGCAGGACCCGAAAGCAACCGCTCTGGTCACGGCATTTAATGAATCGGCGATCCAGTATCGCATCAAATTTCCGATCGGTGATTTCGCACAGCGGGATATGATCGAAAGCCGGATGCGGACGTACATTTGGCATGCCTTTGCGCGCAATGGCATTGAGATTCCATTCCCGCAGCGTGTGATGCATCAGTCGGACGAACCGGAGGTTGTTGCGAACGGGCAGGCGGTCGGGCGCATGGTTGCGCAGCTCGCGGCGGTCGACTTTTTGGGGGCGCTCGATGCCAAGCAGCTCGAAGTACTGGCCAAAGAAGCGCGGTGGGAGTCCTACCTGCCCGGTGAACGGGTGGTTCGTCAGGGGGATCCTGGAGAAGTCCTCTACGTCATCGCTTCCGGAACAGCTGATGTGCGGTTGGAACAGGGGGGGCTCAGTTCCACGGTGACCACGCTTGACGCGGGGAAGTTTTTCGGCGAGATGTCGTTACTGACCGGCGAGCCGCGTTCGGCCACGGTGGCGGCTGCAACGGAGCTGTTGGTCATTGCCGTCGGCAAACAGGCCTTGCTGCAGGTTGTTCAGGATGATCGCCGGCTGATCGAGCGTATGGGCGAGGTGGTGGCCCGTCGACAGGCGGCGACGGCGGCGGCGAAGGCGCAACTGTCTCGTGAGGCAGCGGTCCTTTCGGCAGTCACACACACGCGCTCCCTCGTCGAGCGCATTCAGAGCTTTTTCTGGGGGGCGCGTAAGACGCAGTGA
- a CDS encoding DUF192 domain-containing protein codes for MVPITSHHPGHAESPGLLKIVVGCLWGVATLFGTYSGWALDAPTDTLITVKTPTGTLIQAELADTALKRAQGLMFREHLADDRGMLFIFGDAQPWTFWMKNTKIPLDIIWMDAKKTIVHIERNVPICTRQDDGCPQYHSEEGALYVLELGGGRAAALQLQRGMKLSFKQP; via the coding sequence ATGGTACCGATCACATCACACCATCCTGGTCACGCAGAGTCTCCAGGACTGTTGAAGATTGTCGTGGGCTGCCTTTGGGGAGTCGCCACGCTGTTTGGAACCTACTCCGGCTGGGCCCTTGATGCTCCGACCGACACACTGATTACAGTCAAAACACCGACCGGCACGCTGATTCAGGCTGAATTGGCAGATACCGCATTGAAGCGAGCCCAGGGATTGATGTTTCGGGAACATCTGGCTGATGACCGAGGTATGCTGTTCATCTTCGGCGACGCCCAGCCCTGGACATTCTGGATGAAGAATACCAAGATCCCCCTCGATATCATCTGGATGGACGCGAAGAAAACCATCGTCCATATCGAGCGAAACGTCCCCATTTGCACCAGACAGGACGACGGTTGTCCTCAGTACCACTCCGAGGAAGGGGCGCTGTACGTTCTCGAACTCGGCGGGGGCCGCGCAGCAGCGCTACAGCTTCAACGCGGCATGAAACTGAGCTTCAAACAGCCTTGA